A window of Elgaria multicarinata webbii isolate HBS135686 ecotype San Diego chromosome 2, rElgMul1.1.pri, whole genome shotgun sequence contains these coding sequences:
- the PSMC6 gene encoding 26S proteasome regulatory subunit 10B has protein sequence MAEPRDKALQDYRKKLLEHKEIDGRLKELREQLKELTKQYEKSENDLKALQSVGQIVGEVLKQLTEEKFIVKATNGPRYVVGCRRQLDKSKLKPGTRVALDMTTLTIMRYLPREVDPLVYNMSHEDPGDVSYSEIGGLSEQIRELREVIELPLTNPELFQRVGIIPPKGCLLYGPPGTGKTLLARAVASQLDCNFLKVVSSSIVDKYIGESARLIREMFNYARDHQPCIIFMDEIDAIGGRRFSEGTSADREIQRTLMELLNQMDGFDTLHRVKMIMATNRPDTLDPALLRPGRLDRKIHIDLPNEQARLDILKIHAGPITKHGEIDYEAIVKLSDGFNGADLRNVCTEAGMFAIRADHDFVVQEDFMKAVRKVADSKKLESKLDYKPV, from the exons ATGGCGGAGCCCCGAGACAAGGCGCTGCAGGACTATCGCAAGAAGCTGCTGGAGCACAAAGAGATCGACGGGCGCCTCAAGGAGT TAAGGGAGCAGCTGAAGGAGCTCACTAAGCAGTATGAAAAATCTGAAAATGACCTCAAGGCTCTGCAAAGTGTTGGGCAG attgttGGTGAGGTTCTTAAGCAGTTAACGGAAGAGAAAT TCATCGTCAAAGCAACCAATGGACCAAGATATGTTGTTGGCTGTCGTCGTCAG CTCGATAAAAGCAAACTGAAGCCTGGAACAAGAGTTGCACTGGATATGACCACCTTAACTATTATGAG ATATTTGCCAAGAGAAGTGGACCCACTGGTTTACAACATGTCTCATGAAGATCCCGGAGACGTGTCTTACTCGGAGATTGGCGGATTGTCAGAACAAATCAGGGAGCTAAGAGAG GTTATAGAGTTACCACTGACAAATCCAGAATTATTCCAGCGCGTGGGCATTATACCTCCCAAGGGCTGCTTGCTGTACGGCCCACCAG GTACGGGGAAAACTCTCCTGGccagagctgttgccagtcagttgGACTGCAATTTCTTAAAG GTGGTGTCTAGTTCCATTGTTGACAAATACATTGGTGAAAGTGCTCGGCTGATCAGAGAAATGTTCAACTACGCCAGGGATCATCAGCCCTGCATCATCTTCATGGATGAAATTGATGCTATTG GTGGTCGTCGTTTTTCGGAGGGGACTTCAGCCGACAGAGAAATTCAGAGAACTCTAATGGAG TTATTGAATCAAATGGATGGATTTGACACTCTGCATAGAGTTAAAATGATCATGGCTACAAATAGACCAGATACCCTGGATCCAGCATTGTTGCGCCCAGGAAGGCTGGACAGGAAAATCC ATATCGACTTGCCAAATGAACAAGCCAGGTTAGACATACTGAAGATCCATGCTGGACCTATAACTAAACATGGCGAAATTG ATTATGAAGCAATTGTGAAACTTTCTGATGGCTTTAATGGCGCTGATCTGAGAAATGTCTGTACTGAGGCAG GCATGTTCGCCATTCGTGCTGATCATGACTTCGTAGTTCAGGAGGACTTCATGAAGGCGGTTAGGAAGGTTGCGGATTCCAAGAAGCTGGAGTCTAAACTCGACTACAAGCCTGTTTAA